CTTGAAAAAAAAGAAAACAAAATGCAAGTTTCCATTGAGAAATTGAAAACAAAAAACACAAGAAAATCAAACGACCTGGAGATTCGCGTTACCAGAAAAGACCTTGATAAATTCAAGCAGGTCTTCCTTTATGTCCTAAACAAAGTGGGCGGCAAGTCCAATGTAGGAGAAACGGTCTTACACAAACTTCTTTATTTCATTGATTTTGACTACTATGAAAAATTTGAGGAAAATTTGATGGGAGCAAAATACATTAAAAATCACCATGGTCCCACTTCTGTTGAACTCGGCAAAATAATAAAAGAAATGCAAAAACAGGGAGAAGTTCAAGTGGTAGAAAGTAAATATTTTAAATATGGTCAAAAGAAATACTTAGCAACCAAACGCCCAAACCTTGAAATCTTGACTGCGCGTGAAGTTGAGCATATTGACGAGGTATTAGCACGACTTTCTGATAAGAATGCTAAAGAAATAGAAAAATATTCACACGGAGACATACCTTGGAAAGCAGCACAGAACGGCGAAGTCATTTCTT
This DNA window, taken from Candidatus Campbellbacteria bacterium, encodes the following:
- a CDS encoding DUF4065 domain-containing protein, whose protein sequence is MLGKFIQQNRTKKNLTQEYLASELGISRPTYLHIERGERELKISEAEKLAIIFDISLKDFLEKKENKMQVSIEKLKTKNTRKSNDLEIRVTRKDLDKFKQVFLYVLNKVGGKSNVGETVLHKLLYFIDFDYYEKFEENLMGAKYIKNHHGPTSVELGKIIKEMQKQGEVQVVESKYFKYGQKKYLATKRPNLEILTAREVEHIDEVLARLSDKNAKEIEKYSHGDIPWKAAQNGEVISYETVFYRDERYSVRNYEDEL